In the Engraulis encrasicolus isolate BLACKSEA-1 chromosome 9, IST_EnEncr_1.0, whole genome shotgun sequence genome, one interval contains:
- the LOC134454978 gene encoding nuclear apoptosis-inducing factor 1-like, giving the protein MEAKRSRNFSKQELEVLVEEVSMRKKLLLGKFDNMNGVTAENKKRGWARVAQSVSSVGGLNRDAEAVKKKWADIKSLAKKKGAERAREQRKTGGGVCDIHLDPLDDKIIAIIGEKSVTGEVGGLDTGATTDEDSVLITLYEAPLEPIQTFTAQVPEEIESPDDALSLSSTQLPDITPANRPRPNTTQEMLSLQVQILNELSALRRVQEQLLEVEKEKLEIAKAKFELKKREC; this is encoded by the exons ATGGAGGCGAAGAGGTCAAGGAATTTTTCGAAACAGGAATTGGAGGTGCTAGTGGAAGAAGTTTCCATGAGAAAAAAATTATTATTGGGTAAATTTGACAACATGAACGGGGTGACAGccgaaaacaaaaagaggggatGGGCGAGGGTTGCCCAATCTGTCTCATCAGTGGGAGGTCTAAATCGAGACGCCGAAGCGGTGAAAAAAAAGTGGGCCGATATTAAGTCTCTCGCTAAGAAAAAAGGAGCCGAAAGGGCCAGGGAGCAAAGGAAGacgggtggtggggtgtgtgacATCCACCTTGACCCTCTGGATGACAAGATAATTGCTATTATTGGCGAGAAATCCGTGACGGGAGAGGTGGGAGGCTTGGATACGGGAGCGACGACAGACGAAG ATTCTGTTTTAATAACTCTTTACGAGGCACCGTTGGAGCCCATCCAGACCTTCACGGCGCAAGTCCCGGAGGAAATAGAA AGCCCTGATGATGCCTTGTCCCTGTCCAGCACCCAACTGCCAGACATCACACcagcaaataggcctaggcctaacacGACACAAGAGATGCTGTCCCTTCAGGTTCAAATACTCAATGAACTGTCTGCTTTACGCAGAGTTCAGGAGCAGCTattggaggtggagaaggagaaacTAGAAATCGCCAAGGCAAAATTTGAACTTAAAAAAAgagaatgttaa
- the LOC134456097 gene encoding putative nuclease HARBI1: MIQLLANDLQRPTKRSSPLPVALQVMLALRFFASGTFQMVLGGTLGVSQSSVCRVVRDVATALCGRAGMFIKFPTTAAQCITIKQQFSDIAGFPNVLGAVDGTHVAIKAPQENEDLYVNRKHFHSINVQVICDANLKVIDLVAKWPGSTHDSFMFTNSGTGIKFNEGEMPDGWLLGDSGYPLRPWLMTPVLHPASEAEERYTRAQQEEEDGLNRQTGLQVRQELIRQWFT; encoded by the exons ATGATACAGCTGCTGGCCAATGATCTGCAGAGGCCAACAAAACGGTCATCACCCCTTCCTGTAGCCTTACAGGTCATGCTGGCTTTAAGGTTTTTTGCGTCTGGAACTTTCCAGATGGTGCTAGGGGGCACTTTAGGTGTCAGCCAGTCCTCTGTGTGTAGAGTTGTGAGGGATGTGGCAACTGCGCTGTGTGGGAGAGCAGGGATGTTTATCAAGTTCCCTACAACTGCAGCACAATGCATCACCATCAAGCAGCAGTTTTCAGACATTGCAGGTTTCCCAAATGTGTTGGGGGCAGTTGATGGGACCCACGTTGCAATTAAA GCACCACAAGAGAATGAGGATTTGTACGTGAACAGGAAGCACTTTCATTCCATCAACGTCCAGGTAATCTGTGATGCAAATCTGAAAGTGATCGACCTTGTTGCAAAGTGGCCAGGGAGCACCCATGACTCCTTCATGTTCACCAATTCCGGGACTGGCATAAAATTCAATGAGGGAGAAATGCCAGATGGGTGGCTACTAG GTGACAGTGGCTACCCCCTGAGGCCGTGGCTCATGACCCCAGTTCTGCACCCCGCTTCTGAGGCAGAAGAGCGTTACACCAGGGCACAAC aagaggaagaggacggcCTTAATCGCCAGACAGGATTGCAAGTGAGGCAGGAGCTCATCCGACAATGGTTTACATag